The following nucleotide sequence is from Mucilaginibacter sp. cycad4.
TTTTATTATGGCCAATGATTGTGAAGCAAAGGCTTCATTCAATTCTATCAACTCTATGTCCTGCTGCTTCATCCCGGCCATTTTTAACACTTTGGGAATGGCTACCAGCGGACCTATCCCCATGATCCGGGGCGGTACACCTGCAACGGCATAATTAACCAGCCGGGCAATGGGTTTAAGGTTATTTTCTTTCAAAAAGCGTTCGCTAACTACCATTACAAAGGCTGCCCCGTCACTGGTTTGCGACGAGTTGCCGGCAGTCACCACGCCTTTTGCATCAAATACAGGTTTAAGCTTAGCCAATGCTTCAATTGAGGTATCGCTGCGCGGACCTTCATCTGTATCAACCTTAAATTCCCGTTTCTTTTTTTTGCCGCTCTCATCGACATAAGTCTCCACGATATTTACCGGTGCTATTTCCTCTTTAAACTTGCCCTCCTTAATGGCGCTGATGGCTTTTTGATGCGAGTTATAAGCAAACTGGTCCTGCTCTTCGCGGCTGATATGATATTCCCTGGCAACAGCTTCGGCGGTGAGGCCCATGCCCCAGTAATAATCTGGATGAGCAAGGGCAATATCGGCGTTAGGAACAATGCGCCATCCCCCCATCGGGATCAGGCTCATACTTTCCACCC
It contains:
- a CDS encoding acetyl-CoA C-acyltransferase; this translates as MNAYIVAASRSAVGKATRGGFRFTRPDTLAADVIRHLLASVPNVDKEQIDDVIVGNATPEAEQGLNVARLISLMALDTDKVPGMTVNRYCSSGLETIAIASAKIHSGIADCIIAGGVESMSLIPMGGWRIVPNADIALAHPDYYWGMGLTAEAVAREYHISREEQDQFAYNSHQKAISAIKEGKFKEEIAPVNIVETYVDESGKKKKREFKVDTDEGPRSDTSIEALAKLKPVFDAKGVVTAGNSSQTSDGAAFVMVVSERFLKENNLKPIARLVNYAVAGVPPRIMGIGPLVAIPKVLKMAGMKQQDIELIELNEAFASQSLAIIKGLELNPDIVNVNGGAISLGHPLGCTGAKLSVQLFNELKRREKKYGMVTMCVGTGQGAAGVFELL